One Cyprinus carpio isolate SPL01 chromosome B25, ASM1834038v1, whole genome shotgun sequence genomic region harbors:
- the gpr22b gene encoding G-protein coupled receptor 22 — MHVPPATEEESTMSNVTVLDITESVSPAMTAASPYPYTLSFQVSLTGFLMLEIVLGLSSNLTVLALYCMKSNLVNSVSNIVTMNLHVLDVLVCVCCIPLTIVVLMLSLQDDTVLVCCFHEACVSFASVATAANVLAITLDRYDISVKPANRVLTMGRAVALLGCIWVLSFLSFLVPFIEVGFLGPEPTKANQTAVVHVNEYYTELGLYYHLVAQIPIFCLTAIIMLVTYTKILQALNIRIGTRFHATQKKKKKMKRKKNFSLMSTSEQQLPEITDASQSSNRGNAPLGMRTSVSVIIALRRAVKRHRERRERQKRVFRMSLLIISTFLLCWTPITVLNTVILSAGPSDLTVKLRMGFLVMAYGTTVFHPLLYAFTRQKFQKVLKSKMKKRVVSIIEADPLPNNAVIRNSWIDPKRNKKVTFDDHEARQKCLSSEDAD; from the coding sequence ATGCACGTCCCTCCCGCAACGGAGGAAGAAAGCACCATGAGTAACGTTACAGTCCTCGACATCACCGAGTCCGTGAGTCCCGCCATGACGGCGGCCAGCCCTTACCCTTACACACTCAGCTTCCAGGTGTCCCTGACCGGATTCCTCATGCTGGAGATCGTCCTGGGATTGAGCAGCAACCTGACCGTACTGGCTCTCTACTGCATGAAGTCCAACCTGGTCAATTCCGTCAGCAACATTGTCACCATGAACCTCCACGTGCTGGATGTGTTGGTGTGCGTTTGCTGCATCCCTCTGACCATTGTTGTGTTAATGCTATCGCTGCAAGACGACACGGTGCTCGTCTGCTGCTTTCATGAGGCCTGCGTGTCCTTCGCAAGCGTGGCTACGGCAGCTAACGTGCTAGCCATCACTTTGGACCGATATGACATCTCCGTGAAACCGGCCAATCGTGTGCTGACTATGGGACGAGCGGTGGCTCTGTTGGGTTGCATTTGGGTGTTGTCCTTCCTCAGCTTCTTGGTGCCATTTATCGAGGTGGGATTCTTGGGACCGGAGCCCACCAAAGCCAATCAGACCGCCGTTGTGCACGTCAACGAATATTACACCGAACTTGGTCTGTACTACCACCTAGTGGCCCAAATCCCCATTTTCTGTTTGACTGCCATCATCATGCTAGTCACGTACACCAAGATCCTGCAGGCACTCAACATACGCATTGGTACACGCTTCCACGCCacgcagaagaagaagaaaaagatgaagaggaAAAAGAACTTTTCCCTCATGTCAACATCTGAGCAACAGCTGCCCGAGATCACGGACGCCTCGCAGAGCAGCAACCGCGGAAATGCTCCGCTTGGCATGCGCACGTCCGTCTCGGTGATCATCGCCCTGCGCAGGGCTGTCAAACGCCACCGGGAGCGGCGTGAACGCCAAAAGCGTGTTTTCCGCATGTCATTGCTCATCATCTCCACGTTCCTCCTCTGCTGGACACCCAtcactgttttaaacactgtGATCCTCAGCGCAGGCCCCAGCGACCTCACCGTCAAGCTCCGAATGGGTTTTCTGGTCATGGCCTACGGCACCACGGTCTTCCATCCTCTCTTGTATGCCTTCACGAGGCAGAAGTTCCAGAAAGTCTTGAAAAGTAAAATGAAGAAACGGGTGGTTTCCATCATCGAGGCGGATCCGCTGCCGAACAACGCAGTGATTCGAAACTCCTGGATCGATCCCAAACGGAATAAGAAAGTGACGTTTGACGATCACGAAGCAAGGCAGAAATGCCTATCATCTGAAGATGCAGACTAA